CGGCAAGACAGCTCGCTGCAATGCCTCGCGAGACGCCCCGTCCGGAACATCGACCGGACCCAACGCGTAAGGTTGCAGCCAGCGCGACAAGTCGAAACGTACGCCCGCCACGGTTCGCGGCATCGCCTGACCCGCACGAAGCGCCGTGCGCTGCACGCCGGAGCGTATTGGCGTCGAAGAAACGGACATCGCCGCCGACGGACCACCAGCGTTGGCGTTTTCCGTCGCGCGGAACATACGCTCGACGAACTGCTTGCGTGCGAGCAAGGTCGTACTGTCGATCCACGCGTCGCCACCGGGCCACCCCTTTACATTGGGCGGACGAAACAGGTCCTGCCCCAATACGCGCATCTGCTGCGCGAGCATCTGCGGATCGTCGTACCCGATATCGAACTCGCGAACGGTGTCCGTCACGAACTCGGACGGGGATTTGATCAACGTGCCGCGGGCGCGCGCGTCCCAGAACGCCGGCGTGAGGAACAACGCGCGCATCGCCACGCGTATGTCGTAGCCGCTCGCGCGAAACGCGTCGGCAACGCGCTCCACCTGAGTGGGGTCGGGTGTCGGCGATACGAACTCGAGCCACAATTTGCCGACGATGAACCTCGCCGTCTCCGGGCGCGCCAGCAGGATGTCGAGCACCTGATCGCCATCGAAGTCGCCCGTCCGATTCAGCACGGTCTTCGTGCCGGTGTCATGCAGGTCGGCACGCCAGACATATGTCATCGTGCTCCGGTCGAGACTCCAGCCGGTGTAGGCGCGCGCGGCTTCCCGCACGTCCTGCTCGGTGTAATGCCCTTCGCCCAACGTAAACAATTCCATCACTTCCCGTGCGAAGTTTTCGTTCGGATGCCCTTTGCGGCTGCCCGCGCCATCCAGATAGATGAGCATCGCCGGATCTTTGGAGACGTCGTGCAGCATCGTGCCGAAGTTGCCGAGCGCGTTTGCGCGCAGTAATACGTTCTGCCGGTACAGCACGGTCGGCTCGCGCACTTTGTCGTCACTCGACACGAAATGGTTGTGCCAGAACATCGTCATGCGCTCGGTCAGCGGCGAGGGCGTCGTCGCCATTTCCTGTGCCCACCAGGCAGACAGCGCGCTCGCCATGCGGTTGCGCCGCTCGTTGAGTTCGCGTCGCTCGTCCGGCGTCATTCCCTTGAGTGCAGCGCCGTAAAGCGGCGGATCGGCAGCCCATGCGGGGGGCGGCGTCACGGCCGTGCGGCGTGCCTGCATCAGCAACTGGTCGACGGCCTGCGCGCGGGTCAAGCCGACGAACGGCGCCAGTTCGCGCGCATCGGGCGCGTAGCCGGCGCGAGTGAGGAAATAACGGGCGTCGTCGGCGGTCAGTGGGCGCCTGGACGGATCGGCCGCCGACAGCGCAGCCCGTGACATCCTGGCATGGCCGGCTTGTCGAGCGTGCTGCTGCACGCGATTGGCATCCGGCGAACGGGCTTCGGCAGCGCGGGCGCCGGGGACAACAAGCGAAGCGCTCAGCATAGCAACGAGCCAGAGCGCGGCACACGCGCCTGCCGCCCGCGTGGAAGCCGTCGTGCGACATGTCATCGACGCGGCTGTGGCGCCATCGTCCGGCGGTGTGATTTCGGCCGACGGGACCGAGCGCAGCGCAAACGGCGCTTCGCCCGCCGCCGGACATGTCGTCCTTCGGTTGCAGTCGTGCCTGGTGCGCCACTTGCCCCTGTCGCGAGCTTCGTCGACGCAAAAAAAGCCAGCGTCGGCTGAGGCTGGCGGATTGGGTTTCGGCTTCATGGCACGCTCTCGTCAAAGTGACGTCACTGGCGTTTTCGGGAAGAAGCGTCGCGTAGTGTCCCCTTGTCGGCGAGGACTGCGCATCGTGTCAGTGACTATACAGTTCACGCACGGCGTCTTGAATGTGTTGACGCAGCAAGCGCCGATCTTCGGGCGACATGTGCCCATTGGGACGCCGGCCGGCTGGCGGATTCGGGAGATCGTCGGCGCGGCGATCTGCCGGAGGTTCGGCTGACTGCGCCTTCCTGGAGGCGTTGCGCGGCGACGGTGCAGGCGCGGCGTGTTGGACCCGGGGAGCGCTCGCCCCTTGGGATTGCGTGCTGAAATGAGCCACGGGACGGGCATACGTCACGCCCAGGTGTCCCCAGAGCATGATTCCCCCGAACAGTAGCGTAAACTCAGCAGCCCATCTCATCTTGTGCGTATGTCCTTCATGCCATGCGGCTGTTTTTGCCCTGGCAGGGGTGCAAGTGTACCCACTGCCTATGGTCAGCGCTCAAGCCGTAGGGTAAATTGTGTAACCCTTTGTAACCCGCTTTGGCGGCCTCCTCAGTTCGCAACATTTCGGGCTAAGATACACGGCATGGAAAACAAAAACTCTCCCAAAATTCTGGTTGTCGACGACGATCCGCGCCTGCGCGACCTACTGCGTCGTTACCTCGGGGAACAGGGTTTCAATGTCTTTGTGGCCGAAAATGCGACGGCCATGAACAAGCTTTGGGTGCGCGAGCGCTTCGATCTGCTCGTGCTGGACCTGATGCTCCCCGGTGAAGACGGTCTTTCGATTTGTCGCCGTCTACGTGGCGCGAACGACCGCACGCCGATCATCATGTTAACGGCCAAAGGCGAGGATGTCGACCGTATCGTCGGCCTCGAGATGGGCGCCGACGATTACTTGCCGAAGCCCTTCAATCCGCGCGAACTCGTCGCACGCATTCATGCAGTGCTGCGCCGTCAGGCGCCGCCTGAGCTTCCCGGTGCGCCCAGCGAAACGATGGAGACGTTCGAGTTCGGCGACTTCGCCCTGAATCTCGCCACACGCACGCTCACCAAGAACGGCCAGGAAATCGCGCTCACCACGGGCGAGTTTTCGGTGCTGAAAGTCTTCGCACGCCACCCGCGTCAGCCGCTCTCGCGCGAAAAGCTCATGGAACTGGCACGAGGTCGCGAATACGAAGTGTTCGACCGCAGCCTCGATGTACAGATCTCGCGCTTGCGCAAGCTCATCGAGCCGGATCCGGGCAGCCCCCGCTTCATTCAAACGGTGTGGGGCCTGGGCTACGTGTTCATCCCGGACGGCGGCGCGTGATCGGCCGTCATGACGTCCCAGGTTATCGAACGACGCCGGTCGCAATGCTTTCGCGCGCCGGCGTCTCGCCTTGTCCCGCACTGCGCTCCATGTCTTTCGCCGAGGCTCGCATAAGCTTTCGCCACTGCGCGCTTCGAACCTTCCGGCACGCCCACGCCACGTACTAGACGGAGCAACCCCATGCATCCGATACGGATGGTACGCGGGCTGTTCGGTGGTCTGTTCTGGCGTACCTTCTTCCTCATTGCCCTGCTCATCGGTGTCAGCCTCGCGGCCTGGTACCAGAGTTTTCGCGTAATCGAGCGCGAACCGCGCGCCCAACGCGTCGCGCAGCAACTCGTCTCCATCGTCAAGCTCACCCGCACCGCCCTGCTCTACTCGGAGCCCGACCTGCGACGTGCGCTGCTTCAGGATCTGGAGAGCAACGAAGGCATTCGTGTGTACCCGCGCGAACCGGCAGACGCCGTCGAGAAACAACGCGCGGGCGTCGTGCAGGACCTGATCGTGCGCGACGTACAGCGCCGCCTGGGCACCGACACCGTGATTGCCGCCTCCGTCAACGACATCCCCGCGATGTGGATCAGCTTCAAGATCGACGAAGACGACTACTGGGTCGCCATCGAACAGGATCGCATCGACACGGCCACCGGTCTCCAACTATTCAGTTGGGGCACATTCGCCCTCGCCCTCTCCCTCATCGGCGCGGCCTTCATCACCGCGCTCGTGAACCGTCCGTTCGCCCGACTGGCGCACGCCGCGCGAGCCATTGGCGAAGGACACCGCCCCGACCCATTGCCCGAGCGCGGCATGGGCGAGGCTGCCGAGGCGAATCGCAGCTTCAACCAGATGGTGGAGGAACTCGACCGGCTGGAGGCGGATCGTGCCCTGATGCTCGCCGGGATTTCCCACGACCTGCGCACGCCGCTGGCCCGCCTGCGACTGGAGACGGAGATGAGTCCGTCGGACGAGTCGGTCAAGCGCGACATGATCAGCGACATCGAGCAGATGGACGAAATCATCGGCCGCTTCCTCGATTATGCGCGTCCGGCCTCGCGCACGACGCAGTCCATCGACCTGTCCGAAATCGCACGCGACACCGCCGCCAATTTCGACGGACGCGACGACCTGAACCTCAGCGTCGATCTCGCCGATGCCGCCCCGGTTCTCGCGGAGCGCACCGATCTCAAGCGCCTGCTCACGAACCTGATCGAGAATGCGCGCAAATACGGGCGCGATGCACAAACGGACATCGCCAACGTCCACATCTCGACCCGGGTGCTGGGCGAACGTGTGGAGATGCGCGTACGCGATACCGGCCCCGGAATTCCCGAGGAACAATTGCACCTCGTGTTCCGTCCTTTCTATCGTGTGGACACGGCGCGCACGAAGGCGGACGGCACCGGTCTGGGCATGGCGATCGTGCAGCGCATTGCGTCGCGTTACAAGGGGCATGCCTCGCTGCGCAATGTTCGCCCGGGTTCCGGCCTTGAAATCATCGTGTCATTTCCGCTTGCTAAATAAGTGTTTGATGTGATCCGGCGAAAATTTGGCTATGCTCAAGGCTTGGCGCCACGCCACACCGCAAAATCCTATCGACGGGATTTGTTTTAACTATCTCCCAAATAAAATAAAGCTATTGCTATCGATAGTTTGATAGCGTATACTGCTTTGGTTGATCGGGATCGCGTGAACTCGGTCAGTTGCTGGTTGCGGCGTTCCCGGATGTCGCGACATAAACCGCACTAAATTTAGGAGTAATCGATGAAGACTGTCGGCGATAAACTCGAAGCGTTCTCGGTCCAAGCGGCCAAGCCTGGTTTCAACAACCACGAAGAAAACGGCGTGTCGGCTTTCGAAACGATCACGGAAGCGTCGTTCCCGGGCAAGTGGAAGGTCATTTACTTCTACCCGAAGGACTTCACCTTCGTGTGCCCGACCGAAATCGTGGAATTCGGCAAGCTGGCCAACGACTTCGCAGATCGCGACGCCGTGCTGCTCGGCGGCTCGGGCGACAACGAGTTCGTGAAGCTGGCATGGCGCCGCGAGCACAAGGACCTGAACAAGCTGAACCACTACTCGTTCGGTGACACGACCGGTGCTCTGATCGACCAGCTCGGCGTGCGTGACAAGGCTGCCGGCGTGGCCCTGCGTGCAACGTTCATCGTTGACCCGGACAACGTCATTCAGCACGTGTCGGTGAACAACCTGAACGTCGGCCGTAACCCGCAAGAAGTCCTGCGTATTCTGGACGGCCTGCAAACGGACGAACTCTGCCCGTGCAACCGCGCGGTCGGCGGTGCAACGCTGTAAGCGTCGTCTCGAAGCCCGCGAAAGCGGGCTTTTTCAGCCCAAAGCAATAGGAGAAATTTATGGAATTCCTCACCGCGATTAAGGCGCAGATTCCCGATTACGCCAAGGACATCCGCCTGAACCTCGACGGCACCATCGCCCGCTCCTCGCTCGAAGGCAACGACGCCGTGGGCGTGGCCCTCGCCGCGGCTTTTGCCGCCAAGTGCCAGCCCATCGTCAAAGCGATTCGCGAAGCCGGCGTGCTTGCCCCGGAAGAACTCGAAGGCGCATTGACCGCTGCGGCGATCATGGGCATGAACAACACGTGGTACCCGTATCTGGAGATGGCCGATAACGCCGAACTCAGGAACGAGAAGGCCCAATTGCGCATGAACGGCTACGCCACGCGCGGCGGCGTCGATCAGCGTCGTTTCGAAATGTACGCACTGGCCGCGTCCATCGTGGGCAAGTGCCACTTCTGCGTGAAGTCGCATGCCGCGCTGCTCGTCGACGAGCACAAGATGAGCACCGCGCAACTGCGTGACGTTGGCCGTATCGCCGCGGTCATCAATGCCGCTGCCCAGGTGATCGCCGCCGAAGCTGCATAAGCTGCACGGGCCGGGCGGAATAGCGCCGCCGGCGTTGCGCAACGCCGGCGGCGCGTGCCGTCACAACGCAAAACGGCGCTACCGGATTCATCAGGTAGCGCCGTTTTGCGTACTGGATGCGGGGCGGCGGCGTACGCCGACAGCCCGCTGGTCCCTCAGCGACCGATCAACAGTGCGGCCGCCTGCGCTTCGATCCCTTCCTGGCGGCCGAGATAGCCCAGCTTCTCGTTCGTCTTCGCCTTCACGTTGACCTGAGCGATGCCCACCCCGAGCGCGTCCGCAATCGATTGCGTCATCGCGGCGATGTGCGGCGCGAGCTTCGGCGCCTGCGCAATCACCGTGCAATCGACGTTCAGTATTTCATAACCCTGCTCGCGCACACGGCGCATCGCTTCCTTGAGCAGAACGACGCTGTTCGCCCCCTTGAAGGCGGGGTCCGTGTCCGGGAAGTGGCGACCGATGTCGCCAAGCGCCGCCGCGCCCAGCACGGCGTCGGTGATGGCATGCAGCAGCACGTCGGCGTCCGAGTGGCCGAGCAGACCTCGCTCGAACGGGATCGTTACGCCGCCCATCACGAGCGGACGACCGGGCACGAGGGCGTGCACGTCGTAGCCCTGACCGATGCGCAGTTTCGACAACGAGGCAAGAGAAACGGGAGAGATGGGAGAAACGGAAGAAACAGGAGTCACAGCGTGTTCAGTCATGGGGAATCGTCAGATGCGCAATAGCAATACGGTATGGCGGTTTGCTCAGGCGGATTTGGCTGCACCAAGAAACGCCTCGGCCAGCGCGAAATCTTCGGGATATGTCACCTTGAAGTTGCGCAGGCTACCGCGCACGAGCTTCGGGGCGTGACCGATACGCTCGATGGCACTGGCCTCGTCCGTCACTTCGGCGCCGGAGGCCAGGGCATCTTCCAGTGCATGACGCAGCATGCCGAGACGGAACATCTGCGGCGTTTGCGCCTGCCACAGGCCGTCACGCGACTGCGTGGCGCGTACCGACGCCAGCCCGCCCATCCCTTCTGTCCCGGCGGGCGGCTGCTCGCGCTTGAGCGTATCGGCGACGGGCAACGCCAGAATACCGCCGACGGGGTCGTCGCGCAGCGCACCGACGAGCGTACGGATCAACTCCGGCGTGATGCCAGGACGCGCGGCGTCGTGCACGAGTACCCAGTCGCTGTCCTGTGCACCGAACTCGGTGAGTGCCTGAAGGCCTCCCAGCACCGACGCATGACGCGACGGACCGCCACAGCGCCGCACTGCGAAACGCAGCGTGCCGAAGCGCCGTCCGTCGAAGTGATTGTCGTCCGGCGCCAACACCAGCAAGGTCTGCGCGAATTCGGAGCAGGCATCGAACGCGGCGAGCGCGTAAGCCAGCATGGGAAGTCCGCCAACGCTTCGGTATTGCTTGGGCACGGCGGCCCCGGCGCGCACACCGGTCCCGGCGCACGGGATCACGGCAAAAAGTCGGTCGCTCACGATAAAACGCAGGTAAGGGGAAAGCAGAGATTTTATAATAGACGCTGACTGTCACGGGGCCCCATGCGAATGGAGCCCCGTGCTTTGCCATTTCTGCAACGTTTTTCCTATGTCCTCCGCCAACGCCTTATCCCGTAGTACCGTGCCTGTGCCGCTCGTGAAAGCGGGACAGCGTTACGCCTTCGCCGGCTCGCATGCGTCGAGCGACGCCCTGCTCATCGCCCGTTATTTCGAGGAAAATCGCGATCGCCTGCCGCTGCTCGCCGTCGTCTGCGCGCAGGCGACCGACGCGCTGCGCCTTCAGCAGGAACTCAAATGGTGCGCGCCGGACCTGAGCGTGCGTCTGCTGCCCGATTGGGAAACGCTGCCCTACGACACCTTCTCGCCGCACCAGGATCTCGTCTCCGAGCGACTTGCCACGCTGCACGATCTGGGCGAAAAGCGCTGCGATATCGTGCTGGTGCCCGCCACCACGGCACTCTATCGCATGGCCCCCGCGAGCTTCATGGCGGCCTACACGTTCTTCTTCACGCAGGGCGAACGGCTCGACGAAGCGCGTCTGAAGTCGCAATTGACGCTCGCGGGCTACGAACACGTCAGCCAGGTGATGCGTCCCGGCGAGTACTGCGTGCGCGGCGGGCTGATCGATCTTTACCCGATGGGCTCTGCACTGCCCTATCGTCTCGATCTGTTCGACGACACCATCGACAGTATTCGCGCGTTCGACCCCGATACGCAGCGCAGTCTGTATCCGGTCAAGGACGTGCGTCTGCTGCCCGGGCGCGAATTCCCGTTCGACGAACCCGCGCGCACGGCCTTCCGGGGACGCTGGCGCGAAGTCTTCGAGGGGGACCCGAGCCGCAGCCCGATCTACAAGGACATCGGCAGCGGCGTGCCCTCGGCAGGGATCGAATACTACCTGCCGCTGTTTTTCGAAGAGACGGCCACGCTCTTTCACTACCTGCCCGCCGACGCCCAACTCGTATTCATCGGCGATCTGGACGCGGCCATCGGCCGCTTCTGGAACGACACGCGCCAGCGCTATAACTTCCTGTCGCACGATCGGGAGCGGCCGGTGTTACCGCCGGAGCAACTGTTCCTGCTCGATCAGGACTTCTTCGCACTCGCCAAACCGTTCGCGCGCCTGACGCTGCCCACGCCGGGCGATGGCAGCTGGGCGATCCCGCTGCCGCCGCTGGCGATCAACCGTCGGGCCGACGATCCGCTCGCCGCCCTGCGCGCATACCTCGCCCGCACGCCGGCCCGGGTACTTCTGTGCGCCGACTCGGCCGGGCGTCGCGAGACGCTGCTGCAACTGCTGCACGACAACGATCTCCGGCCGGCGAGCGTGGAGTCGCTGGAAGATTTTCTGACGTCCGACAAGCGCTTTTGTATCGGCGTCGCCCCGCTGGCCGCGGGCTTTCTGTTACCGACGGAAGATCTGGCGTTCGTCACCGAAAACGAGTTGTACGAAGGCCTCGCACGCCGTGCGGGCAAGCGCCGTCAGGAGCAGGCGACCTCCGTCGATTCGATGGTGCGCGATCTCGCCGAGTTGAAGGTCGGTGACCCCGTGGTCCACAGTCAGCACGGCATCGGCCGTTATCAAGGCCTCGTCAGCATGGACCTGGGCGAAGGCGAAACGGAATTCCTGCATCTCGAATACTCGGGCGAGAGCAAGCTATACGTGCCGGTCTCCCAATTGCATCTGATCTCGCGTTACAGCGGCTCGGACCCCGACACCGCGCCGCTGCATTCGCTGGGCTCCGGACAGTGGGAGAAGGCCAAGCGCAAGGCCGCACAACAGATTCGCGACACCGCGGCCGAACTGCTCAATCTCTATGCGCGCCGCGCCGCGCGCTCGGGCTATGCGTTCGAACTGTCGCCGCGCGACTACGAGAAGTTCGCCGACAGCTTCGGTTTCGAAGAAACGCCGGATCAGGCAGCTGCCATCGCCGCGGTGATGAGCGACATGACGAGCGGCCGGCCGATGGACCGTCTGGTCTGCGGGGACGTCGGCTTCGGCAAGACCGAAGTCGCACTGCGCGCCGCCTTCATCGCCGTACTCGACGGCAAGCAGGTCGCCATTCTCGCGCCCACCACGCTGCTCGCCGAGCAGCACGCGCAGACCTTCTCCGACCGTTTCGCCGACTGGCCCGTGCGTATCGCCGAACTCTCGCGCTTCAAGACCGCGAAGGAAGTCAATGCCAGTGTGAAAGCCATCAACGAAGGTCAGGTCGACATCGTGATCGGCACGCACAAGCTGCTCTCGAACGACATCCAGTTCCAGCGGCTCGGGCTCGTGATCATCGACGAGGAACATCGCTTCGGCGTCCGTCAGAAGGAAGCCCTCAAGGCGCTGCGCGCGGAAGTCGACATGCTCACGCTGACCGCCACGCCGATCCCGCGTACGCTGGGCATGGCGCTGGAGGGATTGCGCGACTTCTCGGTGATTGCAACCGCGCCGCAAAAGCGTCTGGCGATCAAGACCTTCGTGCGGCGCGAAGAAGACGGCGTGATCCGCGAAGCCATGCTGCGCGAACTCAAGCGCGGCGGTCAGGTGTACTTCCTGCACAACGAAGTGGAGACGATCGAGAACCGCAAGGCGCAACTCGAAGCGCTCGTGCCGGAAGCACGTATCGTGGTCGCGCACGGCCAGATGCACGAGCGCGACCTCGAACGCGTCATGCGCGACTTCGTCACGCAGCGCGCCAACGTGCTGCTGTGCACGACCATCATCGAGACGGGCATCGACGTGCCGACCGCCAACACGATCCTGATGCATCGCGCCGACAAGTTCGGTCTCGCGCAATTGCACCAGTTGCGTGGCCGCGTGGGCCGCTCGCACCATCAGGCCTACGCCTATCTGCTCGTACACGATCCGAAGTCGCTCACGAAGCAGGCGCAGCGGCGTCTCGAAGCCATTCAGCAGATGGAGGAACTCGGCGCCGGCTTCTATCTGGCGATGCACGATCTGGAGATTCGCGGTGCGGGCGAGGTACTCGGCGACAAGCAGTCGGGCGAGATTCACGAGATCGGCTTCCAGCTCTATACCGACATGCTCGCCGACGCCGTGAGCGCTCTGAAGGCGGGGCGCGAGCCCGATCTCAACGCACCGCTCGCCGCCACCACGGAGATCAATCTGCACGTGCCCGCGATCCTGCCGAGCGACTACTGCGGCGACGTGCAGGAGCGTCTCTCGCTGTACAAGCGGCTGGCCAACGGCACGCACACCGACGCCATCGACACGATTCAGGAAGAACTCGTCGACCGTTTCGGGAAGCTACCGCAGCAGGCGCAGGCGCTCATCGAAACGCACCGCCTGCGTCTGCTGGCCAAGCCGCTGGGCATCGTCAAGATCGACGCGAGCGAGGAAGCCATCGCGCTGCAATTCGAACCGACGCCCTGCGTCGATCCGATGCGCATCATCGAGCTCGTGCAAAAGCATCGCCACATCAAGCTGGCCGGACAGGACAAGCTGCGCATCGAAGCCAAACATGCGCAGCTCACCGACCGGGTCCGCGCGATCAAGGAAACGCTGCGCGCGCTGGGGTCCCCCGGTGCGAAGGCCGCCTGAACCCGGACCGGCCCCGGAAACGGCGCCGATACCGAAACAAAACCGGCAAGAATCGTGTGCGGCGCAGCAATTCACGACCACTGCGCTTCGTGCACGTCCGGACAAACCCGCGCCCGGCGTGCCTTTTCCCGTCAGGCAGGAATGGTTGTTCACACAACCTTTTACCTCTAAATTATTTTTGAGTAACATTTCCCAGTAGCAATACGTAATCGACGTAATTTACGTAAGAGACGTATGACTGGAGATTCCCGGAGATTCGAATGACAAGCGCTTCCCAAGCCATCGCCCCGCAGGCCACCAACGAGGCCCAGCCGGCATCGCTCGACTGGATCACGAAGCTGGTCAGCATCGACACCACCAGCCGTGAATCGAACCTCGGCCTGATCGAGACGGTGCGCGACAGCCTCAAAGACGCCGGCGTCGAACCGTGGCTGTCGTATGACGCCACCAAGCGCAAGGCCAACCTGTTCGTCACCCTGCCCGCCGCCGACGGCAACACGCAAGGCGGTATCGTCCTCTCGGGCCACACCGACGTGGTACCCGTCGACGGCCAGTCGTGGGACACCGATCCATTCAAGCCGGTCGTGCGCGACGGCAACCTGTACGGCCGCGGCACGTGCGACATGAAGGGTTTCATCGGCTCTGTCATGACGATGCTGCCGCAAATGCGCGACGCCAGGCTCAAGACGCCGTTCCATTTTGCATTTTCGTACGACGAAGAAATCGGCTGTGTCGGCGCGCCCGTAATGCTCGCAGAATTGCGTGAGCGCGGTATCCGCCCGGACGGCTGCATCGTCGGCGAGCCGACGAGCATGCGCGTGATCGTCGCGCACAAGGGCATCAACGCCTACCAGTGCTGCGTGCGCGGTCACGCGGCGCACTCGTCGCTCACGCCGAAGGGCTCGAACGCCATCGAATACGCCGCCCGTCTGATCTGCTACATCCGCGATCTGGCCGACCACTTCAAGCAGAACGGCCCGTTCGACGAACTGTTCGACGTGCCGTTCACCACGGCGCAAACGGGCACGATTTCGGGCGGTATCGCCCTGAACACGATTCCGGCGCTGTGCGAATTCGTCTTCGAGTATCGCAACCTGCCCGGCGTGGACGCCGAAGGCATCTTCCAGCGCATTCAGGAATACGCCGTGAACGAGCTGGTGCCGAAAATGCAGAAAGAGCACCCGAACGCCGGCATCGAGTTCAAGAAGATCGCCGCGGCCCCGGCGCTGGACGCTTCCGAACAGGACGCCATTACCCAGCTCGTGCGCGCCCTCACCAAGGACACCGACAAGCGCAAGGTCGCCTACGGCACCGAAGCCGGTCAGTTCCAGTTGGCGGGCGTGCCCTCGATCGTGTGTGGCCCGGGCAACATCGAACAGGCCCACAAGCCCAACGAATTCGTGTCGCTCGAACAGATCGCTCAGTGCGAGTCGTTCCTGCAAAAGCTGATTCGCAGCAACACCGTCGGCGCCTGATCGTGTCCGGCGCCCCGAAACGGTTCGGGCCGCAAGGACATCGAGGTCTCACCGGGCCGTATTCCGCCAGCCGGATGCGGCCCGTTGCCTTGGCAGACAAGGCAGCCGCGGCGTGCATGACCGGCCGGATACGGCTTGTCATAGGCGTGCGCCGTGCAACGCAACGTGCAGTACGCCTCACGTATTACGCAGTATCAGACGCCTGAACAAAGGCGCACAGGACACCCATCCGCAAGATAACAAGCACGTACGCCAGACAGGTTTCGGAGATCTCGCCCATGAGCGCAAGCGCAGCCCCCAACGCGACGGCACCGGCCGCCCGCACCTCCCCGCACGCATGGCGTGTGATCGTATCGGCCTCGATCGGTAACGCGCTCGAATGGTTCGATCTCGTCGTCTACGGCTTTTTCGCCGTGACGATCGCCAAGCTGTTTTTCCCGACCGGCAACGATACGGTCTCGCTGTTACTCACGCTCGGCACCTTCGGCGTGTCGTTCTTCATGCGTCCGCTGGGCGCAATCGTGATCGGCGCGTACGCCGACCGCGCCGGGCGCAAGGCCGCGCTCACGCTCTCGATCCTGCTGATGATGGTCGGCACGCTGCTCATCGCGATCATGCCGACGTATTCGGCCATCGGCGTGCTCGCACCGGTGGGCATCGTGATCGCCCGGATGGTGCAAGGCTTCTCGGCGGGCGGGGAATTCGGGAGTGCCACGGCATTTCTCGCCGAACACGCGCCGCAGCGTCGCGGGTTCTTCTCCAGTTGGCAGGTGGCCTCGCAAGGCCTCACCACG
This is a stretch of genomic DNA from Pandoraea faecigallinarum. It encodes these proteins:
- the mfd gene encoding transcription-repair coupling factor → MSSANALSRSTVPVPLVKAGQRYAFAGSHASSDALLIARYFEENRDRLPLLAVVCAQATDALRLQQELKWCAPDLSVRLLPDWETLPYDTFSPHQDLVSERLATLHDLGEKRCDIVLVPATTALYRMAPASFMAAYTFFFTQGERLDEARLKSQLTLAGYEHVSQVMRPGEYCVRGGLIDLYPMGSALPYRLDLFDDTIDSIRAFDPDTQRSLYPVKDVRLLPGREFPFDEPARTAFRGRWREVFEGDPSRSPIYKDIGSGVPSAGIEYYLPLFFEETATLFHYLPADAQLVFIGDLDAAIGRFWNDTRQRYNFLSHDRERPVLPPEQLFLLDQDFFALAKPFARLTLPTPGDGSWAIPLPPLAINRRADDPLAALRAYLARTPARVLLCADSAGRRETLLQLLHDNDLRPASVESLEDFLTSDKRFCIGVAPLAAGFLLPTEDLAFVTENELYEGLARRAGKRRQEQATSVDSMVRDLAELKVGDPVVHSQHGIGRYQGLVSMDLGEGETEFLHLEYSGESKLYVPVSQLHLISRYSGSDPDTAPLHSLGSGQWEKAKRKAAQQIRDTAAELLNLYARRAARSGYAFELSPRDYEKFADSFGFEETPDQAAAIAAVMSDMTSGRPMDRLVCGDVGFGKTEVALRAAFIAVLDGKQVAILAPTTLLAEQHAQTFSDRFADWPVRIAELSRFKTAKEVNASVKAINEGQVDIVIGTHKLLSNDIQFQRLGLVIIDEEHRFGVRQKEALKALRAEVDMLTLTATPIPRTLGMALEGLRDFSVIATAPQKRLAIKTFVRREEDGVIREAMLRELKRGGQVYFLHNEVETIENRKAQLEALVPEARIVVAHGQMHERDLERVMRDFVTQRANVLLCTTIIETGIDVPTANTILMHRADKFGLAQLHQLRGRVGRSHHQAYAYLLVHDPKSLTKQAQRRLEAIQQMEELGAGFYLAMHDLEIRGAGEVLGDKQSGEIHEIGFQLYTDMLADAVSALKAGREPDLNAPLAATTEINLHVPAILPSDYCGDVQERLSLYKRLANGTHTDAIDTIQEELVDRFGKLPQQAQALIETHRLRLLAKPLGIVKIDASEEAIALQFEPTPCVDPMRIIELVQKHRHIKLAGQDKLRIEAKHAQLTDRVRAIKETLRALGSPGAKAA
- the argE gene encoding acetylornithine deacetylase encodes the protein MTSASQAIAPQATNEAQPASLDWITKLVSIDTTSRESNLGLIETVRDSLKDAGVEPWLSYDATKRKANLFVTLPAADGNTQGGIVLSGHTDVVPVDGQSWDTDPFKPVVRDGNLYGRGTCDMKGFIGSVMTMLPQMRDARLKTPFHFAFSYDEEIGCVGAPVMLAELRERGIRPDGCIVGEPTSMRVIVAHKGINAYQCCVRGHAAHSSLTPKGSNAIEYAARLICYIRDLADHFKQNGPFDELFDVPFTTAQTGTISGGIALNTIPALCEFVFEYRNLPGVDAEGIFQRIQEYAVNELVPKMQKEHPNAGIEFKKIAAAPALDASEQDAITQLVRALTKDTDKRKVAYGTEAGQFQLAGVPSIVCGPGNIEQAHKPNEFVSLEQIAQCESFLQKLIRSNTVGA